The Linepithema humile isolate Giens D197 chromosome 2, Lhum_UNIL_v1.0, whole genome shotgun sequence genome has a segment encoding these proteins:
- the LOC105676913 gene encoding uncharacterized protein gives MCVKIRTVRRPHNRPLGWILSGPTGNQESPSEEASVLNCVLTQDVNSLLQRFWEDEEISLSPPLTEEEERCERHFDDTHSRSQDGRYVVRLPFKHAPPIDIGDSLSIVLSCYNRLEKRLESRAEICSQYSDFLEEYRSLGHMKPVASMDRTDFIPVYIPHHPVLREASCTTKLRVVFNASCKTRNGSSLNDHLLIGPKLQQDLPAVLLRWRQWCYVYTADIAKMFCHIRIHPLDADFQRIFWLMYGLAPAPYLAMRVLKQLALDEGNAYPSAVSILQDFIYVDDALFGADDVRSLTDTRFQLVELMKKEGFQLRKWASNSSDLLRDLSADQPEVTDHLILKDESLKVLGLSWLPLKDVFRFIVNFVAPDTPTKRSILSFVARLYDPLGWAAPVVIVAKILLQELWFLRCDWDAPLPDTLLQRWSDYVAELESLNEIRIPRWTGQHPSDLAYEIHGFADASSRAYAAVVYLRVLHSMSSFQISLLVAKTKVASVKTASIPRLELNAIVLLSRLIKWTLSSLRIPSTPVYGWTDSSITLA, from the exons ATGTGCGTCAAGATCCGCACGGTACGCCGACCACACAATCGACCGCTCGGTTGGATCCTGTCCGGTCCTACCGGGAATCAAGAATCACCTTCTGAGGAAGCTTCTGTATTAAATTGCGTTCTTACGCAAGATGTTAACTCGTTGCTCCAGAGATTCTGGGAGGACGAGGAGATCTCTCTGTCGCCCCCTCTCAccgaggaggaagagagatgCGAACGTCATTTCGATGACACTCATAGTCGCTCTCAAGATGGACGATATGTAGTTCGATTGCCATTTAAACATGCTCCGCCGATCGATATCGGAGACTCATTGTCTATTGTTCTTTCGTGTTATAATAGACTTGAAAAGAGACTGGAATCTCGTGCCGAGATTTGTTCTCAATATAGCGATTTTCTCGAAGAATATCGCTCTCTCGGGCACATGAAACCTGTGGCTAGCATGGATAGGACCGATTTTATTCCGGTTTACATACCGCATCATCCTGTCTTACGTGAAGCTAGCTGCACTACGAAATTAAGAGTCGTGTTCAATGCATCGTGCAAAACACGAAACGGCTCTTCATTGAACGATCATTTGTTGATTGGACCGAAATTACAACAAGATCTTCCTGCTGTTCTGTTACGATGGCGCCAGTGGTGCTACGTTTACACGGCAGACATCGCCAAGATGTTCTGTCATATACGAATACATCCGCTCGATGCGGACTTTCAGCGCATTTTTTGGC TTATGTACGGTCTCGCGCCGGCTCCGTACCTAGCAATGCGCGTCTTGAAGCAGCTTGCTCTCGACGAAGGAAATGCTTACCCGTCTGCAGTTTCAATTCTTCAGGATTTCATTTACGTGGATGACGCGTTATTCGGGGCTGATGACGTCAGATCCCTCACCGATACTCGTTTTCAGCTCGTCGAGCTCATGAAAAAGGAGGGATTTCAGCTTCGTAAGTGGGCGTCTAATTCCAGTGATCTTCTTAGAGATCTCTCGGCTGACCAACCCGAGGTGACCGACCATCTCATACTAAAAGACGAGTCTCTTAAAGTTCTCGGTCTTTCGTGGCTTCCTCTCAAAGACGTCTTCAGATTCATTGTTAATTTCGTTGCTCCGGACACGCCCACAAAACGTTCAATCCTGTCGTTTGTTGCTAGACTGTACGACCCACTTGGTTGGGCCGCGCCTGTCGTCattgttgcaaaaatattgctgCAGGAACTGTGGTTTCTCCGTTGCGATTGGGATGCACCTCTTCCCGACACGTTACTCCAGCGCTGGAGCGACTACGTCGCGGAACTTGAAAGTTTGAACGAGATCCGGATACCGCGATGGACTGGTCAACATCCATCCGATCTGGCTTACGAAATACACGGGTTTGCGGACGCTTCTAGCCGCGCTTACGCCGCTGTTGTATATCTTCGAGTTCTTCACTCAATGTCAAGCTTTCAAATCAGCTTACTCGTTGCGAAGACCAAAGTTGCTTCCGTCAAGACGGCTAGCATTCCGCGACTGGAACTCAACGCTATCGTACTTCTAAGTCGACTCATTAAATGGACTCTTAGTTCCTTGCGAATACCGTCAACGCCTGTCTACGGCTGGACAGATTCCTCCATCACTCTGGCGTGA
- the LOC105676914 gene encoding uncharacterized protein, which translates to MSKKTEKCRFASSSSDTEKAVSDDDSNEYPVQFENFDVFTNKKRVEHKKIEHDTNDSVEIDKTVSEREERQIMKAQLFELKEYQKQCLKDINLLHLKLNAISESISSLVIASKTIVKPTILPSEPLPILNLFPMDSAGLIQVEEWL; encoded by the exons ATGTCGAAGAAAACTGAAAAGTGTCGATTCGCTTCTAGTAGCAGTGACACCGAGAAAGCAGTTTCTGACGATGATTCGAATGAATATCCCGttcaatttgaaaattttgatg TTTTCACAAACAAAAAACGTGtggaacataaaaaaattgaacacgATACAAATGATTCTGTTGAGATTGATAAGACTGTATCAGAACGTGAAGAAAGGCAGATAATGAAAGCACAATTGTTCGAATTAAAAG AATATCAAAAGCAATGTCTGAAAGATATAAACCTCCTGCATTTAAAACTTAATGCCATTTCTGAGTCAATTTCTTCATTGGTGATTGCATCAAAAACGATAGTAAAACCCACGATCTTGCCAAGTGAGCCACTGCcaatattaaacttatttcCTATGGACTCGGCAGGATTAATTCAAGTAGAGGAGTGGCTATAA